The following coding sequences lie in one Arachis hypogaea cultivar Tifrunner chromosome 4, arahy.Tifrunner.gnm2.J5K5, whole genome shotgun sequence genomic window:
- the LOC112796031 gene encoding uncharacterized protein isoform X2 translates to MSGVDAPAFLTWEERIICHERGNRVIHFYLKDSLGNSVLAVVGTERSVRHMMYVVPDHFLQTYGSAHSINACKWRARREVVEWLTCLVSRNHAPDSGIELDDAAQALESLKLGNSAHKKTLPDKLMSRKLRFQSSDIEWSGVAWYCAKQLKHYPGFCRNGTTIYVHSFVYIMAEEENHYLGYLEDMYEDKKKQKKVKVRWFHHGREVKNVVPQLNLQEGEVFITPHVQVISAECVNGPAIVLTPKHYEKCVSAILHSSLSEIHICSRQFKNNKLKPFTLTKLRGYSNQSVLSFLGDPIVSKRKAKSHKLDTEDDEDFAQDNPLRSGNKRGKIPKGYQVLENGSSSLQNSALKKSEQKFPSLKLTLSRKTMGIKFVGPKPQHQLSFNVDDKVEFLCQDSGIRGCWFRCKILSATQRQLKVQYDDLMDADDIDKLEEWIPATRVAAPDKLGMRCSGRLTVRPFPPKDTTDHAFEIGTAVDAWWSDGWWEGVITGIDVGGVGTLQVYTPGEERLLTVQKKDIRISRDWVDNRWVDIAGKPNICSHLPSNVSSRVGLSANSAVVEGSVSGCSAILESKPSSIPKVEVAPKVEQELSGLEAPELESMKGVVTLGKPLAAIDEDEDIDSGDGGYDSETDNIDGDGKKALDTIDNEKDVSRGDAEKNDDGGDKVEKNNEGDLMLKEQHFDSAEQKLDAAEASCMNI, encoded by the exons ATGTCTGGGGTGGATGCTCCTGCTTTTTTAACATGGGAGGAGAGGATTATATGCCATGAGCGTGGGAACCGTGTGATTCACTTCTACTTGAAGGATTCGTTGGGGAATTCGGTTCTTGCTGTTGTGGGGACTGAGAGGAGTGTGAGGCACATGATGTATGTTGTCCCTGACCATTTCTTGCAGACTTATGGATCCGCACATTCCATCAACGCTTGTAAATGGCGGGCGAGGCGAGAGGTCGTTGAGTGGCTTACTTGTTTGGTTTCCAGGAACCATGCACCTGATTCAG GTATTGAGCTGGATGATGCAGCACAAGCTTTAGAATCTCTCAAGCTTGGAAACAGTGCTCATAAAAAAACTTTACCCGACAAACTG ATGTCAAGGAAATTGAGATTCCAGAGTTCAGATATTGAATGGTCGGGTGTTGCTTGGTATTGTGCTAAACAGCTGAAGCACTACCCAGGATTTTGTAGGAATGGGACAACCATTTAT GTTCATTCGTTTGTATATATTATGGCTGAGGAAGAAAACCACTATCTAGGTTACCTGGAAGATATGTATGAAGacaagaagaaacaaaaaaaggTTAAGGTACGGTGGTTTCACCATGGTCGGGAAGTTAAAAATGTGGTTCCACAGCTGAATCTGCAAGAGGGAGAGGTTTTCATAACACCTCATGTTCAAGTGATCAGTGCTGAGTGTGTCAATGGCCCTGCAATAGTTTTGACCCCTAAGCATTATGAGAAATGCGTGTCTGCTATTCTACATTCCTCATTATCGGAGATCCATATATGCTCTCGGCAGTTCAAAAACAATAAACTTAAGCCCTTCACACTCACTAAGCTGCGCGGATATAGTAACCAATCCGTGCTCTCTTTTTTGGGTGATCCTATTGTTTCCAAGCGAAAAGCCAAGAGTCATAAATTGGACACAGAAGATGATGAGGACTTCGCTCAAGACAATCCTCTAAGGTCGGGCAATAAGAGGGGCAAAATTCCTAAGGGATATCAAGTACTTGAAAATGGTTCTTCTAGTCTGCAAAACTCTGCTCTGAAAAAGAGTGAACAAAAATTCCCAAGTTTGAAATTAACACTATCAAGGAAAACAATGGGTATCAAGTTTGTTGGACCTAAGCCTCAGCATCAGTTGTCTTTTAATGTCGATGATAAGGTCGAGTTTCTCTGTCAAGATAGTGGCATTAGAGGATGCTGGTTCAGGTGTAAAATTTTGAGTGCGACTCAGAGGCAACTGAAGGTCCAGTACGATGATCTTATGGATGCAGACGACATAGACAAGCTAGAG GAATGGATCCCTGCAACTAGAGTAGCAGCTCCTGACAAACTGGGTATGCGGTGTTCAGGCCGCTTAACTGTGCGACCATTCCCACCAAAAGATACTACAGATCACGCTTTTGAGATTGGAACTGCAGTGGATGCCTGGTGGAGTGATGGATGGTGGGAAGGTGTTATAACTGGCATTGATGTTGGTGGAGTAGGAACTCTTCAAGTTTATACACCTG GTGAAGAAAGGCTCCTAACAGTCCAGAAGAAGGACATTCGGATTTCGCGAGATTGGGTTGATAACAGGTGGGTTGATATAGCTGGAAAGCCTAACATTTGCAGCCATTTACCTTCAAATGTTAGTTCTCGTGTTGGGCTGTCGGCTAATTCTGCTGTGGTAGAGGGATCTGTGTCCGGTTGTTCTGCTATATTAGAAAGTAAGCCATCCTCGATTCCCAAAGTTGAAGTTGCTCCAAAGGTTGAGCAAGAATTATCCGGTTTGGAAGCACCCGAACTGGAAAGTATGAAGGGAGTGGTAACTTTGGGGAAGCCACTAGCTGCCATCGATGAAGACGAGGATATTGACTCTGGTGACGGTGGTTATGACAGTGAAACTGACAACATTGATGGTGATGGTAAGAAGGCACTCGATACCATTGACAATGAAAAGGATGTCTCTCGCGGTGACGCAGAAAAAAATGATGACGGCGGTGACAAAGTTGAAAAGAACAATGAGGGAGATTTGATGTTGAAGGAACAACATTTTGATTCTGCAGAACAAAAACTTGATGCAGCAGAAGCAAGTTGCATGAATATCTAA
- the LOC112796031 gene encoding uncharacterized protein isoform X1, with product MSGVDAPAFLTWEERIICHERGNRVIHFYLKDSLGNSVLAVVGTERSVRHMMYVVPDHFLQTYGSAHSINACKWRARREVVEWLTCLVSRNHAPDSDVCVTGIELDDAAQALESLKLGNSAHKKTLPDKLMSRKLRFQSSDIEWSGVAWYCAKQLKHYPGFCRNGTTIYVHSFVYIMAEEENHYLGYLEDMYEDKKKQKKVKVRWFHHGREVKNVVPQLNLQEGEVFITPHVQVISAECVNGPAIVLTPKHYEKCVSAILHSSLSEIHICSRQFKNNKLKPFTLTKLRGYSNQSVLSFLGDPIVSKRKAKSHKLDTEDDEDFAQDNPLRSGNKRGKIPKGYQVLENGSSSLQNSALKKSEQKFPSLKLTLSRKTMGIKFVGPKPQHQLSFNVDDKVEFLCQDSGIRGCWFRCKILSATQRQLKVQYDDLMDADDIDKLEEWIPATRVAAPDKLGMRCSGRLTVRPFPPKDTTDHAFEIGTAVDAWWSDGWWEGVITGIDVGGVGTLQVYTPGEERLLTVQKKDIRISRDWVDNRWVDIAGKPNICSHLPSNVSSRVGLSANSAVVEGSVSGCSAILESKPSSIPKVEVAPKVEQELSGLEAPELESMKGVVTLGKPLAAIDEDEDIDSGDGGYDSETDNIDGDGKKALDTIDNEKDVSRGDAEKNDDGGDKVEKNNEGDLMLKEQHFDSAEQKLDAAEASCMNI from the exons ATGTCTGGGGTGGATGCTCCTGCTTTTTTAACATGGGAGGAGAGGATTATATGCCATGAGCGTGGGAACCGTGTGATTCACTTCTACTTGAAGGATTCGTTGGGGAATTCGGTTCTTGCTGTTGTGGGGACTGAGAGGAGTGTGAGGCACATGATGTATGTTGTCCCTGACCATTTCTTGCAGACTTATGGATCCGCACATTCCATCAACGCTTGTAAATGGCGGGCGAGGCGAGAGGTCGTTGAGTGGCTTACTTGTTTGGTTTCCAGGAACCATGCACCTGATTCAG ATGTTTGTGTGACAGGTATTGAGCTGGATGATGCAGCACAAGCTTTAGAATCTCTCAAGCTTGGAAACAGTGCTCATAAAAAAACTTTACCCGACAAACTG ATGTCAAGGAAATTGAGATTCCAGAGTTCAGATATTGAATGGTCGGGTGTTGCTTGGTATTGTGCTAAACAGCTGAAGCACTACCCAGGATTTTGTAGGAATGGGACAACCATTTAT GTTCATTCGTTTGTATATATTATGGCTGAGGAAGAAAACCACTATCTAGGTTACCTGGAAGATATGTATGAAGacaagaagaaacaaaaaaaggTTAAGGTACGGTGGTTTCACCATGGTCGGGAAGTTAAAAATGTGGTTCCACAGCTGAATCTGCAAGAGGGAGAGGTTTTCATAACACCTCATGTTCAAGTGATCAGTGCTGAGTGTGTCAATGGCCCTGCAATAGTTTTGACCCCTAAGCATTATGAGAAATGCGTGTCTGCTATTCTACATTCCTCATTATCGGAGATCCATATATGCTCTCGGCAGTTCAAAAACAATAAACTTAAGCCCTTCACACTCACTAAGCTGCGCGGATATAGTAACCAATCCGTGCTCTCTTTTTTGGGTGATCCTATTGTTTCCAAGCGAAAAGCCAAGAGTCATAAATTGGACACAGAAGATGATGAGGACTTCGCTCAAGACAATCCTCTAAGGTCGGGCAATAAGAGGGGCAAAATTCCTAAGGGATATCAAGTACTTGAAAATGGTTCTTCTAGTCTGCAAAACTCTGCTCTGAAAAAGAGTGAACAAAAATTCCCAAGTTTGAAATTAACACTATCAAGGAAAACAATGGGTATCAAGTTTGTTGGACCTAAGCCTCAGCATCAGTTGTCTTTTAATGTCGATGATAAGGTCGAGTTTCTCTGTCAAGATAGTGGCATTAGAGGATGCTGGTTCAGGTGTAAAATTTTGAGTGCGACTCAGAGGCAACTGAAGGTCCAGTACGATGATCTTATGGATGCAGACGACATAGACAAGCTAGAG GAATGGATCCCTGCAACTAGAGTAGCAGCTCCTGACAAACTGGGTATGCGGTGTTCAGGCCGCTTAACTGTGCGACCATTCCCACCAAAAGATACTACAGATCACGCTTTTGAGATTGGAACTGCAGTGGATGCCTGGTGGAGTGATGGATGGTGGGAAGGTGTTATAACTGGCATTGATGTTGGTGGAGTAGGAACTCTTCAAGTTTATACACCTG GTGAAGAAAGGCTCCTAACAGTCCAGAAGAAGGACATTCGGATTTCGCGAGATTGGGTTGATAACAGGTGGGTTGATATAGCTGGAAAGCCTAACATTTGCAGCCATTTACCTTCAAATGTTAGTTCTCGTGTTGGGCTGTCGGCTAATTCTGCTGTGGTAGAGGGATCTGTGTCCGGTTGTTCTGCTATATTAGAAAGTAAGCCATCCTCGATTCCCAAAGTTGAAGTTGCTCCAAAGGTTGAGCAAGAATTATCCGGTTTGGAAGCACCCGAACTGGAAAGTATGAAGGGAGTGGTAACTTTGGGGAAGCCACTAGCTGCCATCGATGAAGACGAGGATATTGACTCTGGTGACGGTGGTTATGACAGTGAAACTGACAACATTGATGGTGATGGTAAGAAGGCACTCGATACCATTGACAATGAAAAGGATGTCTCTCGCGGTGACGCAGAAAAAAATGATGACGGCGGTGACAAAGTTGAAAAGAACAATGAGGGAGATTTGATGTTGAAGGAACAACATTTTGATTCTGCAGAACAAAAACTTGATGCAGCAGAAGCAAGTTGCATGAATATCTAA
- the LOC112796030 gene encoding transcriptional adapter ADA2b yields the protein MGRSRGNFHHADEDPSQRSRRKKNAASGENLEPGAAGQGASEGKRALYHCNYCNKDITGKIRIKCAMCPDFDLCIECFSVGAEVTPHKSSHPYRVMDNLSFPLICADWNADDEILLLEGIEMYGLGNWAEVAEHVGTKNKESCIEHYRNIYLNSPFFPLPDMSHVVGKNKKELLAMAKGQGEDKKGISMADGLKEESTFSPSRVKVEDSHKAGSSGPNQKASNSARGKDGLGVVKLEDSQVDRNFGGKKPNSSGNEGPSLVESSGYNSKRQEFDPEYDNDAEQLLAEMEFKDADTDDEREIKLRVLRIYAKRLDERKRRKDFILERNLLYPNSFEKDLTPEEKVICRRYDIFMRFHKKEEHEELLRTVISEHRTLKRLQDLKEARAAGCRNAAEAERYLLNKRRREADESTRRVKESAQGGPSNQGVPNALMSPDSASKDMSGRPAGPATSSSVNEMDVTGYYGADLLSEPEKRLCCELRLPPALYLKMQEQLSLQILSGTISAKSDAHQLFKMDAIKIDRVYDMLIKKGIASP from the exons ATGGGTCGCTCTCGCGGGAATTTTCACCACGCTGATGAGGACCCAAGCCAAAG GTCAAGGAGAAAAAAGAATGCTGCCAGTGGAGAAAATTTAGAGCCTGGAGCTGCTG GGCAGGGAGCAAGTGAAGGGAAGAGAGCTTTGTATCACtgtaattattgtaataaagatATTACAGGGAAAATCCGCATCAAGTGTGCTATGTGCCCTGATTTTGACCTATGTATAGAATGTTTTTCTGTTGGAGCTGAGGTGACACCGCATAAAAGCAGTCACCCTTACAGGGTTATG GATAATTTATCTTTCCCTCTTATTTGTGCTGACTGGAATGCAGATGATGAAATTCTGCTTCTAGAG GGCATTGAAATGTATGGCTTGGGAAACTGGGCAGAAGTTGCTGAGCATGTTGGGACAAAGAACAAAGAATCATGCATAGAACACTATAGGAATATATATTTGAACTCCCCGTTCTTTCCTCTTCCG GACATGTCTCATGTTGttgggaaaaacaaaaaagaacttCTTGCCATGGCAAAAGGACAGGGTGAGGACAAGAAAG GAATTTCCATGGCAGATGGTCTTAAGGAAGAATCTACGTTTTCTCCTTCTAGAGTCAA AGTTGAAGATTCCCATAAAGCTGGTTCCTCTGGCCCCAATCAGAAGGCCTCAAATTCAGCCCGTGGAAAAGACGGCCTTGGTGTAGTTAAATTGGAAG ATTCTCAAGTAGACAGGAATTTTGGTGGAAAGAAACCGAATTCCTCAGGAAATGAAGGTCCTTCATTGGTAGAATCCAGTGGTTATAATTCAAAAAGACAGGAATTTGATCCGGAATATGATAATGATGCTGAACAACTACTTGCTGAAATGGAATTTAAGGATGCTGACACTGACGATGAGAGAGAGATAAAACTACGTGTCTTACGTATCTATGCAAAAAG GCTTGATGAAAGAAAGCGTAGAAAGGATTTCATTCTTGAAAGAAATTTGTTATACCCAAATTCATTCGAGAAGGATTTAACCCCTGAGGAGAAGGTGATATGTAGGAGATATGACATATTCATGCGCTTTCATAAAAAGGAAGAGCATGAGGAATTGCTTCGAACAGTTATTTCTGAACATAGAACTCTTAAAAGACTTCAAGATCTCAAG GAAGCACGGGCTGCCGGTTGCCGTAATGCAGCTGAAGCTGAAAGGTATCTGTTAAATAAGAGAAGAAGGGAAGCTGATGAAAGTACACGAAGGGTAAAAGAAAGTGCTCAGGGTGGCCCAAGCAATCAGGGGGTTCCAAATGCATTAATGTCTCCAGACTCCGCTAGCAAGGATATGAGTGGCAGGCCTGCAGGACCTGCTACTTCAAGCTCTGTCAATGAAATGGATGTGACAGGATACTATGGGGCTGATTTACTTTCTGAACCT GAGAAACGCTTGTGCTGTGAACTAAGGTTGCCACCAGCCTTATATCTGAAGATGCAAGAGCAGCTATCTCTACAAATACTTAGTGGCACCATCTCTGCAAAATCTGATGCTCATCAATTGTTCAAGATGGATGCTATCAAAATTGATAGGGTCTATGATATGCTCATAAAAAAGGGTATTGCTTCACCTTGA